Genomic DNA from Bryobacter aggregatus MPL3:
TACCCCATCTCGTCCAGTGAGTCCGACACAACGGCGGTATACAATTTCGCCTCAATGTGAGCAAACAGTTCTAAATCCTTGGCGCTCGCGGCCTCTCTAACAATGCGGCTCGGTGAAGTCGTTACCAATTCTTTCTCCACGTCGCCTCCTTTCATGCTCGATACCCTGTCGCGGTTAGGTTCAGGATACGAGACCCCTGCAAGATTCGAACTTCATGCCAAGCCCGCTCGGTCGAATCTGTTCAATTCACCGAACCAGCGGCCAAAGCCAGGTCAGAGTGCTGCCAGCGACGGCCTACAATCGGTGATTGTGACACAGCAAAATGAAATCTGCGCCATTGAAGTAAGTCGGGTTTCCCAGGTCGTCCGGCGAGACCTCGCGATCATCAGCGCCGCCGGCTCGCAACCGGAATCCCACTACATCGTCGTCTCCGTCCATACGAAAACGGGGCACACAGGCTACGGAGAAGCAACCGTAGTACCCGCCTGGAGTGGCGAGAGTCAAGACAGTGCAGCCAGCATTGTCAATCAGCTTCTCGCCCCGCTGCTGATCGGCGAAGACCCCACTCACGTCGCAGCACTTGCCGATAAAATGGACCGCTACCTTATCGGGAACCCCTTCACCAAATGTGCCCTCGAAATGGCCTTGCTCGATGTCAGTGGAAAGATCCTCGGCGTGCCTGTCGTCACTCTCCTCGGCGGCCCGCGCCGCGCTCCGGAGATTGGATTGAAGTTCTCGATCGGCGCATTCTCCCCGCAGGAAGCCGCCCGTGTCGCCCTCCATGCCAAGTCGATCGGGCTCAAGGCCGTCAAGGTGAAGGTAGGCCTCGACGTCGCAGGCGACATCGCTCGTGTCACTGCTGTTCGAGAAGCACTGGGCGATGACTTCCGCATTGCTGTGGATGGCAATGGAGGCTGGCTGGAAAATGACGCCCTTCTCGCACTGCCTCATCTTGAAGCACTGAAGGTCAATTGCATCGAGCAACCTCTCCGCCGCGGCGACTTCCGCAATTGTGCCCGCCTCCGCGAGCGCACCCATATCCCACTCATGCTCGACGAATCTGTATTCACCAGACAGGATGCCATGGAGGCGATCCGGCAGGAAGCCTGCGATATCATCAGCGTCTATCCCGGAAAGAATGGCGGCATCACTCGCTCCCTGGAGATTGCGCAGATGGCCGCCGTGGCCGGCTTGCGCTGCACCATCGGGAGCAATCTCGAAATGGATCTTGGGTCGGCCGCCATGCTGCATGTCGCCGCTGCGCTTCCGTCGTTGGCCAGCGCCGTCGATCACGACATCATCGGTCCGCTCTACTACGACGAACATTTCACCTCTTCTCCGATTCAGTTCCGGAACGGGTGTGCAGTTCTTCCGGATGGTCCCGGCCTTGGAGTTGACTTCAAGCCTTGACGATTGGTCACCACGATGAGTGCTATCGAGTCACGAGGAAAACAAGTGAAAGCCATCGGCTACATATCAGATGAAGAAGATCTGGCGATCCCAGGAGTCGCCGTCGAGATTGAGTCGCTGCACAGCGGCACGATCACTCTCCTGAGCTCTTCGCCACGCGGCGCACTCTACACCGACCTGCCAGAAGGCCGTTACCGGATCACCTTCGCAAAAGATGGCTACGGTTCTAAGTGGGTGGAATGCGAGATCGGCGCGGTGCCCCAACGCTTCCGCCTTCTTCGCGATCATTTGGCCGGCTATATGTGGCCCAAATGGCTCCGCACAGGCGAGAAGTCAGAGATCCGTGTACACAGCCCTGAGCAATATCAGCTCACACTCTGGCGCTATGGACTCAAGAAGGAATTCGTCCGGACACTCAGTTGGTTTGATGAACACGGCCCACGCGCCACCGTGCAAATTGCTCCGGACACCGACTTCACCCAAACCGGCATGCACTGGAACAATCATGGCTATCCGGCGCCACATATCCAGCAGTTTGTCGAAGCGCCGGAGCAATCCGGACTCTACTATCTCTGGGCACGGACGCCATCCGGAAGGTCTTTCTCCTTTCCGTGGGTCGTTGCACCAGCCGCTCCTCAAGCGAAGCTCGCCGTCTTGGCTTCAACCAACACATGGAACGCGTACAACAACTATGGCGGCCGTTCGAACTACATCAATCCGGAGGGCCTGCCCGACAAGCCTACCGTGAATGCCCGTCTCGATTTGGATCGCTACACGCAACCCCAACCCGTCTGGCGTTTCCCCGATACTGCGTATCAACCACTCTCCTTCGAACGTCCGGAACCCGGCAATCATAACTTCGATAACAGTCCATGGGATAACCGCAGCATCGAAGACAGCATCCACGGACGTGTCCAGTCCGGCCTGGCTCCTGGCGAATGGCGGCTGCTTGGATGGCTCGAGCGCGAAGGCTTCGCTTATGACTACTATTCTGAAGCCCAACTCCACGACGGCACTTTATCCCTCGACAGTTACAATGCACTGATCCTCTCTGTTCATCCGGAGTACTGGACCCGGGAGATGTTCCGCAAGGTGCAGGAATGGGTCACCCGAGGAGGGCAACTGCTCTATCTGGGCGGCAACGGCGTCAACTGTGAAGTGGTCTACGAAGCGGACGGCGCCATGCGTTGCCTCACTTATGACGACAGCGACCAGCCGGGTGGTCATGAATCCCGCATGCACCGGACTTACGCCGCCGAGGCCGGGCTGCTGGGAGTTGTCTTCACTTATTCGGGAGTGATGACCAGCGCCCCGTACACGGTGCTTGATGAAAAACATTGGCTATTAGAGGGCACGCTCTTAAAAAATGGTGCTACTTTCGGCAAGAACTCTTTACATGAGCGAGTACCTGGAGGAGCCTCGGGGCACGAAACGGACAAGATCTCCGCATCTTCCATTCCGAACCTGCAGTGCATCGCCAAAGGCAACAACCCCGACGGAGGCGGCGCAGACCTTGTCTATGGTTCTCTCGGCGATGGTGCCATTTTCTCGGTCGGCTCCATCACCTGGGTCAGTTCTCTCTTCCCTGATCCGGTAGTATCTCGCATCACACACAATGCTCTGACTCGCATGCTATCTTGCCAAGCTACGGAGTAACTCCGTGGCACGCTGCCTCAGCCCGGCATCTGCATCCGCCGCCGCTTTCTGGAGATGAGAGAGGGCTCCCGCCCGATCCCCCCTCGCAGCAAGCACCGCCCCCAATCCCAGATGCGCACGCCCCGAGTCAGGCTGCAGACGCAGCGCCGCTTGATAATGAGGCACAGCCTCACTCTCCTGCTGCATGCCCATGAGAAGATCCCCCAGCAACAAGTGCGCATCCACAAACTTTGGATCCGCGGCCAATGAGGCCTCTAGCTCTTTCCTGGCCTGTTGATAGTCCCCACTGCCGCCTAAGAGCATGGCATATTGATACCGGGTGGGCGCATCCATCGGCCGCAACCGAAGCGCCAACTCAAACTCCTGACGAGCCGCCGTCCTCCTCCCATTCCGGGCCAACAGTCCTGCCAGATTCGCATGGGCATCCACGTACTCAGGACGCAGCCGGATCGCCTCTCGAAAATCAACCTCGGACAAGCGCAGGATTCCCAGATTGTTATGTGCTTCCGGTAGCCCTGGATCCTTCTTAATCGCCTGCAGCAAAGCCTCGATCGCCTCGGCAGTCTTCCCTTGGGTGCGATAACAAAGCCCGAGTTCATGCCAAGTGAGCGCTCGCTCTGGCGCGAGCGCCGTCGCCTGGACTAACACCTCTACCGCCTCCGCTGTCCGTCCGGTTCGCCGCAATGCCGTGCCCAGCTTCTGCCGCGCATAACCGGACGACGGACTCCGCCGCGCCGCCTCCCGAAAGTAAATCAGAGCTTGCTCAAAACTCTGATCACGATCCAAGGCCTCTGCCAGTTCGAGATACCACTCTCCCCGCTTCGGCGCATGCTTTGAGATCGCTGCCTGCAACTGCGGAATCCCGACCTTTGTATGACTCCCCTGCTTGACTTGCGCCACCCCCAAATAGAGTTCGTTCTCCGGCGTGGGCGGCAACTTCGATGGATAGTAAGGAACCACGGGCCCCTGATAGGCATCTCGCCGTTCCGCCAGTTCTGCCAGTAAATCTCCGGCGGGCTTCCTCCTCTGGATGCGATGGTCTGTCATCACCGCATGGATCACATCTTCCGTCCGGCGCTTCGGCATATGGCAATCCACGCAATTCGAGTTGGCCCTGACATGCTCACTGGCGACATGACAACTGCGGCAGCGATCATTGAACTCTTTTGCGCCAGACACCCGATGTGGATTGTGACAAGTCGTGCAAACCAGCTTGCCCTCGCTTTTCAAGTAGCAGGCAGACTGCCGCAAGCGATAGGCAGCGCTCACAATCTCGAACTTATCCTCGCGCCCCGTCCCCGGCGCGTGATCGAAATTCAGAAGGAAGCCAGCAAGACTTTCACCCGGTTGAAATGAGAACGGCCCTCTGTCATAGCGCTGCAATGCGTTCGGCAAAGGATAGCTCGTCGACTCGAGATGACAAGCCATGCAAAGCTCCATCTGCCGCTCTGTGTTCAGCCGCGCAGGATTGATGATTGCCCGCCGGATCTCTTCGGCCTTGCTCTTGCCGGAACCCGCCAACCGCGCATGTTGTCCTCCATCCCCGTGGCAACGCTGGCAATCGATTCCCTCCGGCAGCGCTCCCTCATAGATCGCCTCTGCAAAGGGCTGGTCATGCCCAGCCGGGATCTTCGGATAGGCATTGTGGCAGAACATGCAGTCATAACCGATCGGCCGGCGAAAACCGTCATGATCCGGCCGGTCATACCCCGGATTCATCGCCCAATAGCCGCCCTTTTCCGCGTACCAGCCAAGCGGCAGTTGCAGCAGCCGGCCCGATTCCGTCCGATGCAGATAGGCGCGGGCATGATTGCCCGATCCCATCACATAGTCCACCCGCATCTCCAGCTCATTGCTGGCATGGCCTGCCGCATCCACCTGGTACCGGCGTTGGTAGTACTTTCCATCGCGCGCCGACATCGTGAAATAGCTGTTCGACGGCCCGTGGAAATAGGAATTTTTCTGGATGAAGTCTTCTACCAGATTCTGCGGCGTCAGCCGGAAAAACGACTTTCCCATCCCCGTCCGGCCATAAGACTCCCAGATTTCTCGATGGCAAGGCGCACACACGCGCGAATCTGCATTCGCCAGCGAGACCAGCAACAACGAGAGGAGACAGACCGATTGCAGCACCGCGCCGGGGTAACGCGATTTTAACAAATCCTTTTCATTTCTCATTTATGACCTGTGATAGGCTTTGCACACAATAGCGTTCTGGGGTCTGTCCACGGCATACGGTCACGTCCACTCTACGCCAACTGCTCTCTCAAGGAATCAAGATGAAATCGATACCCAACGCCCGTCCCGCGTTGTATGGAGTCTGGGTCAGCGCAATCGCTGTAACTCTTCTCCTACCAGGAACATTGTTCTGCCAAAGTGGTGCGGCCACGATCCAAGGAACTGTCCAGGACCTCACTGGAGCTGCTGTTCCCGCTGTCGCCATTCGAATCGTCAACCAAGCCACCTCGGTTTCCAATGATACGACTTCCAATAATAATGGCTTTTATTCCGTACCCGGTCTCACCGCCGGCAAGTACACCGCCATCTTCAGCGCCCCAGGGATGAAGAAATATGAGGCATCCATTACCCTCGCCACAGGTCAAGTACTGGTCCTGAATCCGCAGTTGAACGTCGGCGACACCAACGACAAAATTACGGTCAGCGGCGAGACCTTGCAGCTTGCCACCTACGACAGCGGTACCGTCAACACCCAGCTCGACTCCGCCCGCATTAGCCAGCTTCCGATGAACGGCCGCAACGTCCTGGGCCTCGCCCAGAACACAGTCCCTGGCCTCGAAGGTGGTGGCACCCGCGCCAACGGCATCAT
This window encodes:
- a CDS encoding mandelate racemase/muconate lactonizing enzyme family protein encodes the protein MTQQNEICAIEVSRVSQVVRRDLAIISAAGSQPESHYIVVSVHTKTGHTGYGEATVVPAWSGESQDSAASIVNQLLAPLLIGEDPTHVAALADKMDRYLIGNPFTKCALEMALLDVSGKILGVPVVTLLGGPRRAPEIGLKFSIGAFSPQEAARVALHAKSIGLKAVKVKVGLDVAGDIARVTAVREALGDDFRIAVDGNGGWLENDALLALPHLEALKVNCIEQPLRRGDFRNCARLRERTHIPLMLDESVFTRQDAMEAIRQEACDIISVYPGKNGGITRSLEIAQMAAVAGLRCTIGSNLEMDLGSAAMLHVAAALPSLASAVDHDIIGPLYYDEHFTSSPIQFRNGCAVLPDGPGLGVDFKP
- a CDS encoding carboxypeptidase-like regulatory domain-containing protein, with product MKAIGYISDEEDLAIPGVAVEIESLHSGTITLLSSSPRGALYTDLPEGRYRITFAKDGYGSKWVECEIGAVPQRFRLLRDHLAGYMWPKWLRTGEKSEIRVHSPEQYQLTLWRYGLKKEFVRTLSWFDEHGPRATVQIAPDTDFTQTGMHWNNHGYPAPHIQQFVEAPEQSGLYYLWARTPSGRSFSFPWVVAPAAPQAKLAVLASTNTWNAYNNYGGRSNYINPEGLPDKPTVNARLDLDRYTQPQPVWRFPDTAYQPLSFERPEPGNHNFDNSPWDNRSIEDSIHGRVQSGLAPGEWRLLGWLEREGFAYDYYSEAQLHDGTLSLDSYNALILSVHPEYWTREMFRKVQEWVTRGGQLLYLGGNGVNCEVVYEADGAMRCLTYDDSDQPGGHESRMHRTYAAEAGLLGVVFTYSGVMTSAPYTVLDEKHWLLEGTLLKNGATFGKNSLHERVPGGASGHETDKISASSIPNLQCIAKGNNPDGGGADLVYGSLGDGAIFSVGSITWVSSLFPDPVVSRITHNALTRMLSCQATE
- a CDS encoding tetratricopeptide repeat protein, producing the protein MRNEKDLLKSRYPGAVLQSVCLLSLLLVSLANADSRVCAPCHREIWESYGRTGMGKSFFRLTPQNLVEDFIQKNSYFHGPSNSYFTMSARDGKYYQRRYQVDAAGHASNELEMRVDYVMGSGNHARAYLHRTESGRLLQLPLGWYAEKGGYWAMNPGYDRPDHDGFRRPIGYDCMFCHNAYPKIPAGHDQPFAEAIYEGALPEGIDCQRCHGDGGQHARLAGSGKSKAEEIRRAIINPARLNTERQMELCMACHLESTSYPLPNALQRYDRGPFSFQPGESLAGFLLNFDHAPGTGREDKFEIVSAAYRLRQSACYLKSEGKLVCTTCHNPHRVSGAKEFNDRCRSCHVASEHVRANSNCVDCHMPKRRTEDVIHAVMTDHRIQRRKPAGDLLAELAERRDAYQGPVVPYYPSKLPPTPENELYLGVAQVKQGSHTKVGIPQLQAAISKHAPKRGEWYLELAEALDRDQSFEQALIYFREAARRSPSSGYARQKLGTALRRTGRTAEAVEVLVQATALAPERALTWHELGLCYRTQGKTAEAIEALLQAIKKDPGLPEAHNNLGILRLSEVDFREAIRLRPEYVDAHANLAGLLARNGRRTAARQEFELALRLRPMDAPTRYQYAMLLGGSGDYQQARKELEASLAADPKFVDAHLLLGDLLMGMQQESEAVPHYQAALRLQPDSGRAHLGLGAVLAARGDRAGALSHLQKAAADADAGLRQRATELLRSLAR